One window of Artemia franciscana chromosome 16, ASM3288406v1, whole genome shotgun sequence genomic DNA carries:
- the LOC136036966 gene encoding uncharacterized protein LOC136036966, with amino-acid sequence MTIWRLFTNKFKFQPSDIYNLDETGATTVQRQPNVIAPKGHKQVGQVTSAERGELTTVCCTINAQGNFLPPYFVFQGKDLAPSLMNGAPPGSGGSGSTKGWMTSDIFLLVLEHVVKHARCTKERPILLIEDNHSSHVSIQAIQYCKDNGIVVLTLATPHQRKATATGQNSLQIIQKLLQHRLQ; translated from the coding sequence ATGACAATTTGGAGACTGTTTACGAATAAGTTTAAGTTTCAGCCTagtgatatttataacttagatGAGACGGGGGCAACAACAGTGCAGAGACAACCAAATGTGATAGCACCCAAGGGGCACAAACAGGTGGGCCAAGTGACTTCTGCTGAGCGAGGCGAACTGACCACAGTCTGCTGCACCATTAATGCTCAAGGTAATTTCTTGCCACCCTACTTCGTCTTCCAAGGAAAAGATTTGGCTCCCAGTTTGATGAATGGTGCACCACCAGGCAGTGGCGGTAGCGGTTCTACCAAAGGATGGATGACATCTGACATCTTCCTGCTTGTCCTCGAACACGTTGTGAAACATGCCCGCTGTACAAAAGAGAGACCCATATTGCTGATAGAAGACAACCACTCTTCTCATGTGTCGATCCAGGCCATTCAGTACTGCAAAGATAACGGGATAGTGGTTCTGACTTTGGCCACCCCACACCAGCGGAAAGCTACAGCCACTGGACAGAACAGTCTACAAATCATTCAAAAACTACTACAACATCGCCTGCAATGA